The DNA window TTAGACGCTAAGACATCATCCGTAATAGGTCTCTCTAATGAGAACAACAATAGTTAAAGTTAGCCCTGTATGATATGTTGGATAAATGACCAATGGATCGTTGTTTTATTTGAGGATGAGAAATGTTGATCGATGTATTaacatttttgttgtttttgattAGTTATATGTGCGGAAATTTtagatctaatctaaaataCCTAATCATTGATATAATAGCATAACTGATAGAATAAACATACAGCTTGAAATggtatacctttgatgcgtgaatttGACAGATCTGGTTGATTGGATCAGGATCAGAGCCCCACTTGTTGCTCCTCTATTTGGTCCACACGAGTTCCAATAGATCCGGTTACCGTCGATTGCTAGATCGTAGGATAACCAAAGGAAACAATCTGATTGCTTGCTTTCAGAATCAAGAGCACCCTTTGTTCTAAAGAACTTCTCTCCAGCTATAGAAAAAGGGGGATGGGGAAGTTTTTGTGTGTCTCATTGATTATTGAATAATCATCCTTTTAAATGCCCCTCTCACCTAGGaaaatttatttcctttttaattGTCATGTAAGAAACCTTCCACCTTCCTTTTTGATAAACCGTAACATATTTAtgacaataaaatatgttataattttatctttcataaatatatcctcaatatatatatttatttctttcttgctTAAACGTCTTTaacaatatctaatatattgttTATCCACAAAGTTactcttttatttcaaaataaaaggaataatatatattactaatatctaatatattagtaatataatCATTCTCATTTCATCTATTGGTAAACCCTATATGTGTGACCTCGTaggacccaattataatagctGTAGGTATTACCCTATTAATcatagttggcttctagcaaagcactacgactcctaaaataattggattaaattaattttcttaattgtcCTATTCAcatttagtcattgcacattgaattaaaggacataattccttcaatctcccacttgtccttaaacaagtgtgcaatataagatacCTTGTCTCTTAGTGTCTTATTCGATGATATGATGACATCCATATcctttatcaaatatgtttcttgaactcTGAGTTCGAACTGTAAATAAAACGGATGATTCAAATAATCcatccgagcatggccatgcattttcagttctcACTCTTCAAGTGGCCGAGACACCATTCCCTTTTCAATGTATCGGAGTATACACGAAATAGGAGGACTATTCCAGTCTTGTATGACTATGGCTCCCACTCAACTTTTAGCAATCCTAACAATTGCCTTTATAACTCCCTTTTACGGAAAGCGTTTAACAATGTCAAAGAAATACTAATTATCCAGTGAGACCATAACATACTCATGTCTGAGGAATCTACTAAAtatggtttaattttaaaactctaTAATATTGAAGAGTATTAAAGCAGGTCAGTCTTATATGTATCATCTATACACATATATGTATATGACTAGACATCTCTATGTCCCTATAGCTCATGAAACCTGACGCTATCAGTCAGCATACAATATAGTAACAtataaaatcatctatgtccatttgatgatttcgaactatagacttttaataattcaaaacttcatttcacttaatggggtttcattcaccagaacacttaaggtgatcccatttgttaataatgaattatttggacatattatttaatatttgttaagaacaatgtataaataaatatgaaatatcatatatctTAAAATCATCAAGTCAAACTTAAACAAGTGTTTAAtactcataaacaaaaaaaaattaaagccaTTCTCCAATATGTTTGAGGCCCTTAGCCCTAGTGTGACTCTCATGCTTGGGCCGAGGCATAGGTTTGGTCAATGGATCAGCAATGTTGTCATTTGTATGCACTTTACACAtcctaatatcacccatattaATGATGTGTCGAATAAGGTGATACTTCCTCATAACATGTCTGGATTTTGAGCTCGAACTTGGTTCCTTAGCCTGGGCTATGGcaccattgttgtcacaatagatATCAATAGGCATTGAAATGCTAGGAACAACACCGAGTTCATCCAAAAATTTCCTTATCCAAACAGCTTCTTTTGCTGCTTCACTAGCagcaatatactcagcttctgttGTAGAATTTGCTACTGTATCCTGTTTGGAGCTTCTCCAGCTCACAGCTCCTCCATTAAGGATGAAGACATAACCCGATTGTGACTCAAAGCCATCTCGGTCAGTCTGAAAACTTGCATCAGTATAGCCATATACGATTAATTTTTCATCTCCCCCATATATTAAGAAATCATCCTTGGTCCTTCTCAAGTACTTCAGGATATTCTTAGCTGCACTCCAATGTGCTTCTCCAGGACTTGATTGGTATCTGCTACACATGCTCAATGCATATGCAACATCTGGacgtgtacataccatggcatacatgatagatcctatGGCAGAGGCATAAGGGATCTTGCTCATTTTCTCAAGTTCATCAGATGTTTTAGGACACTGCGTCTTGCTGAGATATACACCATGTTGAACGGGTAAAAATCCCTTTTTAGAATCTTGCATCTTGAATCttttaagaatcttatcaatataaattCCTTGACTCAGTCCAAGTAGCCTTttagatctatctctatagatcttGATTCCAAGAATGTACTCAGCatttcctaagtctttcattgagaagCATTTCATCAGCCATTCTTTGACGGACTCTAGCATCGGAATGTCAttcccaataagtagtatgtcatccacatataatACTAGGAAATTTATCTTACTCCCACTAAACCTTTTGTAAACACAAGGATCCTCTTcgcatctaatgaattcaaactctttgatcttatcatcaaatcgaaagttccaactcctggatgcttgcttaagtccataaatTGACTTCTTGAGCTTACATACTTTCCCAGCATAATTCGGATCTACAAAACCTTcaggttgtgtcatgtacacatcctcttccaaaaaaccatttagaaaggctgttttgacatccatttgccatatctcatagtcataatatgcagcaatagctaggattatcctaatggatctaatcatAACAACTGGTGAAAATGTCTCATCATAGTCTATACCATGAATTTGTCTATAACCTTTGGCAACTAATCTTGCCTTGTGAATAGATTTATTTCCATCTTTGTCATTTTTGAGTTTGAAGATCCATTTGCACCCTATGGGTTTGACCCCATTTGGCAAATCTATCAAgtcccatacttgattttcaaacatcgaaTCCATTTCGGACCTCATGGCTTCAAGCCATTTATTGGAGTCTGGACCCATCATTGCTTGATTATAGGTGGAAGGCTCATTATGTTCTAACATAAGAACATCAAGGCTTgcatttaagatgaaatcattATAACGTCTTGGCATAACCCTTGGCCTTTCCGATCTACGAGtgggttcaacttgttcaacGACTGAATCCGGAATATGATCCACAACAGTTTGTAGATCCTCTTGTTCAGGTTCTTGGATGATCTGAGTCCTTATCCCTTCATAAGTATTTATCTCATCATTGACATCATCCATGACATCATCCATGTCAtcttgttgttgagtttgttgctcATCATCATTTTGACATGattcaagatgaatatttctcccacttgacttgttggaaagaaactctctttccaaaaagacaCTATCCCTTGCAACGAATATCTTTTGCTGTGTTGGATTGTAGAAATAATATCCAAAACTTCCTTTTGGATACCCTATAAAGAAACATTTATCTGACTTGGGGGCAAGTTTATCTGTCTGTAAACGTTTTAcataagcttcacatccccatattttcagaaaagacaactttggaacttttccagtccatatctcatatggagttttATCTATAGTTTTTGACGGAGTCCTATTTAGTGTCAGTACAGCGGTAGTAAGGGCATATCCCCAGAAGGAAATCGGAAGATTgacaaaactcatcattgatcggaccatgtctaacaaggtcctgtttctcctttcagatACACCATTTAGCTGTGGTGTTCCTGGGGTTGACAATTGTGTTACTATACCACaatttttcaaatgatgatcaaaatCATGGCTCATGTAttcaccaccacgatcagatcGAAGTGCTTTGATTTTCTTGCCACATTGAGTCTCTACTTCATATTGAAATTCTTTGAACTTTTCAAAGGATTCTGATTTATGTGACATAAGGTAAACATACCCATATCTACTCACGTCATCagtaaatgtgatgaagtaCTTATAACCACCTTTAGCTTCTGTACTCATTGGCCCACATACATCAGTATGTATTATATTCAATAGTTCAGTAGCCCTTTCAAAATTTCTTTTGAAAGGTGACCTTGTCATTTTACCCATCAGACACGATTCACATGTTATAATGGATTCATAATCCATATCTTTTAAAATTCCATCTCTATGGAGCTTCTTCATGCGATTCATACTAATGTGACCTAATCGACAATGCCATAGATAGGTTTCACTCAAATTATTTGgtttttgtcttttgttatttatgttatataattcTGATTTAAGATCTATTTCAAAAATCCCATTATTCATATGAGCAGTtgcatagaaaatattattcttagaaACAGAAATACACCCATTCTTAAGGCTAAAATCAAAACCATCATAATGCAATGCACCAACCGAAACAAGGTTCTTGGTAATACACGGAACATGATAACAATTATTAAGTTCAAATGTTAAACCGGAAGGTAGAGACAGACAAAAAACTCCTACAGTAAGTGCAGCAACACTTGCTCCATTTGCAACGCGCAAGTCTATCTCCCCTTTCTTCACCCGCCTTCTATTTCTTAGtccctgcacatttgaaataatgtgAACACCACATGCTGTATCAAATACCCAAGTGGGACCATTATCTAGTGTATGGACATTGGTTGTCATTAtatcaataacataaatacctgAAGTGGAACTCACAGTTCCGTTCTTCTTATCTTCAAGATATTTGGGACAGTTTCTCTTCTAGTGACCCTTGGCCTTACAATAAAAACAATCATGTTCAGAAGCTACTCTTGGCTTCTCATCACCCTTGGGTTTTGCAACTTGTTTACCTTTTCTTTGgtaattgtttttattcttagCCATTTTCTTAAAACCCTTCCCACTATTGACATTCAGAACTTCCTTCCTCTTGTCATCAGTGATATTGCCTTCTGCATTTTTAAGCAGGTTGTGGAGTTCATTTAGATCATGCTTTAGTCCATTCATATGGTATTTCATTCTAAAAGGTGCAAAACCATCGTGTAAGGATCTAAGAACGATATCCGTGGCCAACTCTTGGTCATAAGGGGTCCCCAAATCTTCCATCCTCTTGAACAGCCCAGTTAGACTAATCACATGAGGACTTACGGGTTTCCCTTTCACAAGTCTGCTATCAAGTATAGCCTTGTGAGTTTCATATCGTTCAATCCTTGCCTGATCCTGAAACAGAGTTTTCAGCTCAGTTGTGATGGTATAAGCATCGGAACTCAAAAACCTCTTCTGCAAATCAGGTTCCATTGCAGCAAGCATTAAGCAAGTGACAGGTAAAGCCTCAGTTTTCAATTGGGTTGCTGTTGCCTTCTCCTCGTCAGACGAGGTATCAGTCACTTTTGGAATAGGGGTAGTAAGAACGTCCTCACGTCCCTCGGACCTCAGAATTATCCTCAGATTCCTTTCCCAATCTAGGAAATTAGTCCCATTTAACTTGTTTTTCTCAATAATGGAGCGCAGggagaatttcaaattatcgttTGCCATTATCtacaatatgttatttaaatacaaCTTAATTAGTTTATGTATTGACAATGCAAACACTTGTGATAAACAATTTAACAGGAGTGAATGcgcattttaatcaaattattatagttCCTTTCTGAACAAAATGATTCCAAGATCCCATTTGATAAAAGTCTAACGTACTTTTGCACTGCCTTAGACCTTGTATATTCAGGGTAAGTAAACGATATTTACTAATCATAACTTCTttataattcttggttgatAATCTAAATCCAATTTAGAGTCATCCCTATACCTAAAAATCCAAGACTTGGTAttggtctcttgttgggtacaacCATATCAATGTTTATGAATCCCTTATATAGATTCACCCTCAAGAGTATACAGTAGAGGAAAGACACAATCGCTTTTGCGAAACCCATCTAACCAAAATAATACTGTAAACTGCTTGGGTTATGATGTGGAAAGGTATTTTCCCAATTTCTTTAGGAACTAAAATCTTTcattggttttattttaaaagtgaaaaaaaaatagttataaataaaaccaaaacaatGTATATTAAAACATGTAATCTTTTCTACGGATCACTATCCTTCAAGGTTCAACATGTAGTAACTTTCAAGAGTATTAATCTTGAACTtgcattttcttttcttaacttttgagaaaaagtaaataatataaatcatatttatatattttaattctaaacAAAACTTATTACATTTCATAACAAGATCAATTAACTGTATATTACGAATAATatcatcatattataattaatcattaactTGTTAGATTATTATTCAGATTGCATCAAATAGTTCTATCAGTTTATGCaacctagctctgataccattgtTGTTTTTGATTAGTTATATGTGCGGAAATTTtagatctaatctaaaataCCTAATCATTGATATAATAGCATAACTGATAGAATAAACATACAGCTTGAAATgatatacctttgatgcgtgaatttGACAGATCTGGTTGATTGGATCAGGATCAGAGCCCCACTTGTTGCTCCTCTATTTGGTCCACACGAGTTCCAATAGATCCGGTTACCGTCGATTGCTAGATCGTAGGATAACCAAAGGAAACAATCTGATTGCTTGCTTTCAGAATCAAGAGCACCCTTTGTTCTAAAGAACTTCTCTCCAGCTATAGAAAAAGGGGGATGGGGAAGTTTTTGTGTGTCTCATTGATTATTGAATAATCATCCTTTTAAATGCCCCTCTCACCTAGGAAAATTTATTTCCCTTTTAATTGTCATGTAAGAAACCTTCCACCTTCCTTTTTGATAAACCGTAACATATTTAtgacaataaaatatgttataattttatctttcataaatatatcctcaatatatatatttatttctttcttgctTAAACGTCTTTaacaatatctaatatattgttTATCCACAAAGTTactcttttatttcaaaataaaaggaataatatatattactaatatctaatatattagtaatataatCATTCTCATTTCATCTATTGGTAAACCCTATATGTGTGACCTCGTaggacccaattataatagcGGTAGGTATTACCCTATTAATcatagttggcttctagcaaagcactacgactcctaaaataattggattaaattaattttcttaattgtcTTATTCAcatttagtcattgcacattgaATTAAAGGACATAATTCCTTCAATTTTAAGTAGAGTTAGGGTTATAGTTGCTTTATATTTCGCTAATATTCAccattttgattttctttagcAATCGTAGTAGATCAATCTGGCTTTGATACCATGTAGAACTTAacaaaatggttaaaaaatgaTGCTGATGAGATAATCAAAAACCATTATGgagaaaattaaatagaaatcaATGAACACAAGATTGAGAGAAAAATCTGATGGAgatttgtgatattttattatgtataaatagTGTCATAAATTCATTATAGGTACAAAAAAACTCCCACCTAGTCTAAATAAGTCTCTCAACAAATATAGATACAAATTATACCTAAACTTTTTATATTAGTATCAATTAACATAATAATGGTTATAACCACtactaattcattaataatagttataacaaattattaaaacattctAACTACCTAACAAAATTATAACCAAACATTAATGAATCATTTTAACATAACTTTTACAGAAATTGTTTGAGAAA is part of the Impatiens glandulifera chromosome 1, dImpGla2.1, whole genome shotgun sequence genome and encodes:
- the LOC124930752 gene encoding uncharacterized protein LOC124930752, whose protein sequence is MANDNLKFSLRSIIEKNKLNGTNFLDWERNLRIILRSEGREDVLTTPIPKVTDTSSDEEKATATQLKTEALPVTCLMLAAMEPDLQKRFLSSDAYTITTELKTLFQDQARIERYETHKAILDSRLVKGKPVSPHVISLTGLFKRMEDLGTPYDQELATDIVLRSLHDGFAPFRMKYHMNGLKHDLNELHNLLKNAEGNITDDKRKEVLNVNSGKGFKKMAKNKNNYQRKGKQVAKPKGDEKPRVASEHDCFYCKAKGH